Below is a genomic region from Candidatus Eremiobacteraceae bacterium.
CCGCGAAGCGCGAGATCAAACTGTTCTTCCGCACTGCCGAACTGCGCTCGTACGGCCGCTCGCTGACACGTTGGATCGTGGAGTGAGCGACGTGGACATCAACGCGCCGCTCATCGAGGAGATCCATGCTCGCGAGATCCTCGACTCGCGCGGCAATCCGACGATCGCGGTGAGCGTGACGACCAGCTACGGAGCGGTCGGCGAGGCATCGGTGCCCTCAGGTGCGTCGACCGGCACGCACGAGGCCGTGGAACTGCGCGACGGCGACAAGCGCCGGTACGGCGGGAAGGGCGTGCTCAAAGCGGTCAAACACGTCAACGAAACGATCGCAGAGCGCTTGCGCGGCCGCAGCGTACTCGACCAGGCGGCGATCGACGGCGCCATGCTCGCCATGGATGGCACGCCCAACAAGAGCAAACTGGGTGCCAACGCGATCCTCGGCGTTTCTCTTGCGTGCGCGCATGCGGCTGCGGCGTCGCTCGAACAGCCTTTATACCGTTATCTCGGCGGCGTGCAAGCGATGACCATGCCGGTGCCGATGATGAACGTGATCAACGGCGGCAAGCACGCGCAAGGCGCGCTGCAATTCCAGGAATGCATGATCGTGCCGGCCGGCGCGCCCACGTTCGCAGAAGCAGTGCGCTACGGCGCCGAGGTGTTCCACGAGCTCGGCAAACTGCTGCACAAGAAGAAGCTCCAGACGCTCGTCGGCGACGAGGGCGGCTACGCGCCTCCGCTGCGCCACATCGACGAGGCGCTCGGCCTGATCGTGGATGCGATTACCGCAGCCGGCTACAAGGCGGGTAAAGACGTCAGTATCGCGCTCGATCCAGCCGCGAGCGAGTTCAAAGAAGGCGACACGTACCGGGCCGAACAGGGCGCCAAGCCGCTCTCGTCCTCGAAGATGGTCGCGCTCTACGAGAAGCTGTGCAAAGCATTCCCGATCGTCAGCATCGAGGATGGCTTGGGCGAGGACGATTGGGCCGGTTGGCGCGAGTTGACGAGAGCGCTGGGCGATCGCGTCCAACTGGTCGGCGACGACCTCTTCGTCACCAACGTGAAGTTCCTCAAGCGCGGCATCAAGGAGCACGTCGCAAACGCGATACTCGTGAAAGTCAATCAGATCGGCTCGTTGACCGAGACGATCAACTGCGTGCACACGGCACAGCGGGCGAGCTACGGCACGGTCATCTCGCACCGCTCGGGCGAGACCGGCGACACGACGATCGCCGACATCGCGGTCGCGCTCAACGCGGGCCAGATCAAGACGGGCTCGCTGTCGCGCAGCGACCGGGTCGAGAAATACAACCGGCTTATGGCGATCGAAGAAGCGCTCGGGAGCGCGGCCGTCTATCCGGGCAAAGCGATATTCGCGCCTTGACGCGTCACGACTCGCTTCTATATACTATGGGGGTGCGCTTGGCGGTCTGGGCCTGTAGCTCAGTGGTTAGAGCGGCCGGCTCATAACCGGTTGGTCGCAGGTTCAAGTCCTGCCGGGCCCATATGGAGCGGTCGAGTTTACTCGACCGAGCCTCGCGCCCCCATCGTCTAGAGGCCTAGGACACCGCCCTTTCAAGGCGGCGACAGGGATTCGAATTCCCTTGGGGGTAAAACTTATAAACAAAAGGCCGGAGCGTTTTCTTAGACGCTTCGGCCTAAGCATTTTTCTTCCGCCACTGTTAGCAATTGAACGCTCACCTTTCTTCCAATTTTCTGCGATGAAATCGGATGTAGACTCTTGACTAGTTGAGGAGACATTAGCCATGAACAGAAGGTTTGCCATCCTCATTGTTGCTGCATTTGGAGCAATGGTTGTGATATCGGTACCTCCTGCCTCGGCCCTTGAAACGCTGTACATTAACGGTGCGTACTGGAAGCAACTAACAGCGACGGAAAAAGAACGCTTCGTTGTTGGCGTCTTGGTCGGCTATAATTCGGGTTTTCAAGATGGTCGGTCAATGACACTCGATACCATGCGGCCACTTATCAAGGGCGCGATGCTTCCTCAACCAACTCAGCCCCAGTTCGCGCAGAAGCCAGCCGTGTATGTTGGAGCGATTGACGCCTTCTATGCGAAATACCCAGACCTTGAGACGCGAGTCCCTATAAGCGAGCTACTTGACTGTGTATCTGACCACGCAACGGTCTCTTGCGACAAAATTGCGGAATTCTGGCATTCGCATCCTCCGGGCTCCGGTCTATGAGCCACCGCAAATCCCCCACCCTACCGCATAGGGTGGGATTACGTTGGAGTAGCCTATCCATAAGGCCGCCGAGCCCTTTCAAGGCGGCGACAGGGATTCGAATTCCCTTGGGGGTACCATGTGAGACCGCGCAGATGCAACGCATCCGCGCGGTTTCTGTTAGAACTTGGTCTCGTTTCCGTATTTGCTAAGGCCCAGATAGACTTTGTTCTCGGCGTAGTCGAACGTCAGATCGAAACGCCGCAGCATCTGATAGCCGATCAATCCTTGCCGCAGGCGCGACGTGGCAAGACCGCTGAACCCGCCCAGCACGTCCGCTTCGAGCCCGAAGAACTTGTACGGTCCGATGTCGATCTCATCGAGCGTGCCGATATAACCGCTTTGCGTCTCACCGCCGGCGCCCACGAAGCGGGCCTCGGCACCGCGCGCCACGATGCCTGGGTTCTGGTCGACGAACGTCCGGAAGAACGTCATCGACGATCCATCACCG
It encodes:
- the eno gene encoding phosphopyruvate hydratase — protein: MNAPLIEEIHAREILDSRGNPTIAVSVTTSYGAVGEASVPSGASTGTHEAVELRDGDKRRYGGKGVLKAVKHVNETIAERLRGRSVLDQAAIDGAMLAMDGTPNKSKLGANAILGVSLACAHAAAASLEQPLYRYLGGVQAMTMPVPMMNVINGGKHAQGALQFQECMIVPAGAPTFAEAVRYGAEVFHELGKLLHKKKLQTLVGDEGGYAPPLRHIDEALGLIVDAITAAGYKAGKDVSIALDPAASEFKEGDTYRAEQGAKPLSSSKMVALYEKLCKAFPIVSIEDGLGEDDWAGWRELTRALGDRVQLVGDDLFVTNVKFLKRGIKEHVANAILVKVNQIGSLTETINCVHTAQRASYGTVISHRSGETGDTTIADIAVALNAGQIKTGSLSRSDRVEKYNRLMAIEEALGSAAVYPGKAIFAP